The Obesumbacterium proteus DNA window CTGATGGCCCATGTCGCGCATTTGCACAGACAGGTGATGGCGAAGCAAACCATTATCTTCAACGACCAGAATTCGCATGAAGGACTTCTCCCTAAGATGGATGCCAAGAGAAAGCGTCTCTTGGCAAGGTTAATATTCGCGTTATCTTACTAGAAAGTATAACGAAGCCCGATCTCACCGATCTGATCGTCCACTTTCCAATTATGGTAGGTATAACCAATTTCGGTCGCAAGATTTGATGTTAAGGCATAATCTGCCCCAATTCGCGCTTCGTTAAAACCGCGGCTGTCATATTCAGCGTAACGATAAGCGACATTCATACCAATTTTATCGGTAATGTGGCTCTTCACGCCAATTTCACCGGTGGCGCTGCCCCAGCTTTTATCACGCTTCTTATCCCAATCAAAATTGGTTGAAATGACGTGACCACTGGCACCGATGAGTGCATACATATCGGTGTTTGGATTAATTGGGAAATGATAGCCAAGACCCAGCAGGCTATCGCCGCTGCTACGTTGGCTGTTTCCCATTCCGTTCAGGCGCGCATCAATGAACAGATTATTTTCAAATCCGTAGCCACCGCGCAGGTAAAAGCCACCCATGGTGGTTTTGCTTTGATCTGGACGGTTTTGATGCACTAATTTATCAAAATCACTTTTGCTGGTGATACCACCAATCTGAAGGCCGCCAGCGACATAAGTGTAATCGTCGGCTTGTGCCATGCCGGTCATCGCACCGATGATGGCCATTGCGCATAAGGATTGCTTAAACATAGGTGATTCCCTCAATATTCATTGTTGCAGTGTTGCGACAACCAGTATCGAAACTATCGCCTAAACCTTTCCTCAACCATGCGCCATCAAACTTAAACGAAAACTAAACGGGAAATGAAAGGCCCCGTTTAGGGGCCTTTAGAGTATGCAGAGGGCGTGAAATAAATAGAAAAACGATTACTTCTCTTTAGGCTTAGGCAGCTCGGCGCGAATATCTTTCACCTGTGATGCGCTGACGGGTTCTGCTTGGTTTCCCCAGCCAGTGCGCACAAACGACAGCAGTTGTGCGACGTCTTCGTCACTGAGACGCCAGCCAAAATCTGGCATGGTGAGCCCAGTTGGTGCCGTTTGCGTGATCGGCATATGAGATCCTTTCAATACAATGCTAATCAGCGAAGAGGGATCTTTGCTCAGCAGTACAGGATTATGCGCGAGCGCAGGGAAGGTGTTTTCATAGCCCATACCGTCTGAACGGTGGCAGGCAGCGCAGTTATCAAGATACAGCTGCGCCCCCGGCTGCGTTGCCTTACCGCTGGTGAGTGCCTGATAGGTGGCGGGATCCTTCACCAGTTCTTTGGCGTTATCGCCCATCGGCTGCAACGATTTCAAGTAGACCGCAATTGCCTGCAAATCTTCTGCATTTAAATATTGCGTGCTGTCTTGCACCACGTAGGTCATGGAGCCAAACGCGGCGGACTTTTCCGTATGACCGGATTGCAAGAATTGGGCAATTTGTTGCTCATTCCACTGACCCAGACCGGTGACTTTATCACCGCGTAAGTTTGCCGCGTGCCAGCCTTCTAACGTACCCCCGCTGAGATATTCAGGCTCAGACTGGTCTAGCGCTTTTTCTTGGAAACCGATCCCGCGTGGAGTATGACAAGAACCACAGTGACCAAGTCCTTGAACTAAATACGCGCCTCGGTTCCATGCTGTCGTTTGCTGAGTATCAGGTTGGAATACGCCGTCATGACGGAACAGAAGATTCCAGCCAGCCAGCGGCCAGCGCATATTCAGCGGCCAAGGAATATCGCTGTCTTTGTTGGCTTGCGCCACGGGTTTCACTCCATGCTGAAAATAGAGATAGAGATCCTGCATGTCGTCTTCGTTGATTTTAACGAAGGAGGGATAGGGCATAGCCGGATAGAGATGGGTGCCATCTTTGCGGATACCTTTGCGCACCGCGTCGGAAAACTCGGCAAAGCTGTATTCGCCAATACCGTGTTTTCTATCTGGGGTGATATTGGTGGAATAGATTGCCCCGACCGGCGTTGTCATTTTTAATCCGCCAGCAAAGGGCTGCCCCCCAACGGCGGTATGGCATGCGGTACAGTCGCCCGCACGGGAAAGATATTCACCATGGGCGATTCGTTGCTCGAGTGGAACAGGGGCGGCTTGAGCATAAAATCCGGTTGCGCTCAGTAACAATATGGCCAGCTGCGTTTGTCTGATTATTTTCATGATTACTCTCCCTGTCAGGCCTGAACCAATGGGCCCGGATTGGCTAAGTATTGGGTGCGAATGGCATGTGCTGACCAATAGGCTAACGCGCCAACCAATCCGGTTGGGTTATAGGCCATATTTTGTGGGAAGGCGCTTGCACCCTGTACGAAGACGTTAGGGACGTCCCAGCTTTGCAGGTATTTATTCACCACGCTGTTGGATGGGCTATCGCCCATAATCGCGCCGCCGGTGGTGTGGGTTGACTGATAAGGGCGGACGTCATAATGACTATTCATGTCCATCACCGAGACTTTCATTTGTTTAGGATTCATCGCGGTGGCGATACCCTGCATTTTACTGGTGATGTGCTGCGTCATTTTCACTTCATTGGGCTTCCAATCAAAGGTCATGCGAAGCAGGGGCTGGCCGAAAGCATCTTTATAGTTTGGATCGAGATCTAAATAGCACTCTTTGTACGGCATGACCGAACCTTCGGAACCGATGCTCATCGAATGCAGATAGTTATCTTTGATCCCTTGTTTCCAACCTGCGCCCCACGTTGGCGTATCGGCAGGCAGTGTCATTTGCTGGATCGGACGTCCACCGGTACGCACGGCGGAGATATAAGCACCGCCGATAAACCCAAGATTGGTATGATCGAAGTTATCACTGTTGAAATCATCAATGACGGCACCCGCAGCACCAGCGCCGATAAACGGATTGAAATGGGTGTCTTTATCAAAGAAGAGCGAAATACCGCTGTTCATTTGATACGCGTAGTTTCTCCCCACCATTCCTTCACCCGTTTGTGGGTTGTACGGCTTACCAATGCCGGAAAGTAACAGCAAGCGAACGTTATGCAGCTGATAGGCGCTCAAGATAACCATATTGGCCGGTTGCTCAATTTCGCGGCCTTGGATGTCGATGTAGGTTACGCCGGTGGCTTTTTTACCACTGCTATCGAGGTTTACCTTAATAACCATGGAGTTGGTGCGTAGTTCAAAGTTTTTACGCTGGGTGAGCACAGGCAAGATGGTACTTTGCGGCGATCCTTTGGAGTACATGAAACACCCAAAGCGTTCGCAGTAACCGCAATAGTTGCATGGGCCCAATTGTACGCCATAGGGGTTGGTATACGGTTGTGAGCAGTTCGCCGCAGGAATGGCAAAAGGGTGATAACCCAGTTCTTTGGCGGCTTGGCTAAATAAGGTCCCCGAATAGAGTGATTTAAGCGGTGGAGTAGGATACTCGGAGGCTCTTGGGCCTTCAAAAGGATTACCGCCTTCGATAATTTCGCCCCGCAGGTTGCCAGATTTACCGGCGGTTCCACAGACTTTTTCGAACTTATCAAAGAAAGGCTCTAAGTCGGCATAATCAACAGGATAGTCTTGCAATAACATGCCTTGAGGAATAAATGTCTTTCCATAGCGTTCGCTGATTGTGGTGTGTAATTTTAAATCGCTCGGTAAGGCCCGCCAGTGCATGCCGTTCCAGTGAACACCTGCACCCCCAACGCCGTTACCCGGCAAGAATGAGCCAAATTGGCGGTAGGGTACGGCGTAATCGCCGGGATTATGGCGCACGGTCACCGTTTCTTTGGCCGCTTCTTGGAAAAGCTTGAGCCGAATCCCGTAGGTCAATTCATCGGCAATACGTGGATAAGCAAAGTCAGGGTAGGTATCTCGTTTTTCCCCACGTTCTAACGCGACGACGCTCAAACCCGCATCGGTCATTTCCATGCCCATAATGGCGCCGGTCCAGCCAAAACCGACAATTACCACGTCAACGGGGTCTTTTTTTATCGTTGTCATCTATGCAGTCCTCTTGCTGGAAATACTGACAGGGCCCTGTGGGTAAGGCTCATTCGGGTGATCAACCCAGTCGGTGAAGTCGGCGCGAGCGCCGGGGAATCCGATCAGTTGCCACGATGCGAGCGTCTGGTTGCCTCCGTGGATGGGGTCAGCAAAATATCCCTCTTTGGTATTTTGTAGCAGTAAATCGAACAGCATTTTGGCGGGAACGGCATCGAATGTCGGTTGGTCTTTTTCTAGGCTAGATAGCACCTGATCCTGCTGTTCCGGTTTTAGCTCGGCAAAACGATGTTGAAATTTCTGCTGGCAATAATCGTTCACCGCACCGATCCCTAAACGATAAACCTCGCGAGGAACCAATTTGGACTGATACCCCAGTTCAGGCACCGCGGCGACAAAAGGGGGATGCATATACCACAGACCGCCATGACCGAAGGGGGCTTCCATCTGTTTATCAATAAAAACCGGGACACCCTGCGATACCGCGCCTGGACCATTTGCATCGGTAGGGATTAGCCGTTCACAGGCTGCTAGCAGGAAGGCCCATTCCTCATTATTAAAATAAACAGGAACGTAGTGCTGGCTCACTCCGGGGGACTTTGCTGGTGATGCTTGGGCAGTTGTGGTGAGCGATACCACACCGGTTCCTGCCGCTGCGGCAAGTGGGATCAGCGTTAACGATTTTTTTAAGAACAGCCTTCTGGCTGGAATTGCTTCATGAGGCTTCGACATAACGGCACCTTGCTTTAAGAGATACCTGTTACCCAAGAAATGCTGTTTATTTTGATCCAGCGTTAGATTGAGTAACAGGCTGAGAAGGATGATGAAGACATTATGATAAGCATTTACCTTCCATATCATTAGCATGCTAATCATGATTTCCATTGTAAAGATGTGGAAATAAAAAACAATTAAGAAAATATTTTCATACAATTTTTTTACTTAATGCTCTCAGTAAAATAACGAT harbors:
- a CDS encoding porin family protein produces the protein MFKQSLCAMAIIGAMTGMAQADDYTYVAGGLQIGGITSKSDFDKLVHQNRPDQSKTTMGGFYLRGGYGFENNLFIDARLNGMGNSQRSSGDSLLGLGYHFPINPNTDMYALIGASGHVISTNFDWDKKRDKSWGSATGEIGVKSHITDKIGMNVAYRYAEYDSRGFNEARIGADYALTSNLATEIGYTYHNWKVDDQIGEIGLRYTF
- a CDS encoding gluconate 2-dehydrogenase subunit 3 family protein, which encodes MSKPHEAIPARRLFLKKSLTLIPLAAAAGTGVVSLTTTAQASPAKSPGVSQHYVPVYFNNEEWAFLLAACERLIPTDANGPGAVSQGVPVFIDKQMEAPFGHGGLWYMHPPFVAAVPELGYQSKLVPREVYRLGIGAVNDYCQQKFQHRFAELKPEQQDQVLSSLEKDQPTFDAVPAKMLFDLLLQNTKEGYFADPIHGGNQTLASWQLIGFPGARADFTDWVDHPNEPYPQGPVSISSKRTA
- a CDS encoding GMC family oxidoreductase — encoded protein: MTTIKKDPVDVVIVGFGWTGAIMGMEMTDAGLSVVALERGEKRDTYPDFAYPRIADELTYGIRLKLFQEAAKETVTVRHNPGDYAVPYRQFGSFLPGNGVGGAGVHWNGMHWRALPSDLKLHTTISERYGKTFIPQGMLLQDYPVDYADLEPFFDKFEKVCGTAGKSGNLRGEIIEGGNPFEGPRASEYPTPPLKSLYSGTLFSQAAKELGYHPFAIPAANCSQPYTNPYGVQLGPCNYCGYCERFGCFMYSKGSPQSTILPVLTQRKNFELRTNSMVIKVNLDSSGKKATGVTYIDIQGREIEQPANMVILSAYQLHNVRLLLLSGIGKPYNPQTGEGMVGRNYAYQMNSGISLFFDKDTHFNPFIGAGAAGAVIDDFNSDNFDHTNLGFIGGAYISAVRTGGRPIQQMTLPADTPTWGAGWKQGIKDNYLHSMSIGSEGSVMPYKECYLDLDPNYKDAFGQPLLRMTFDWKPNEVKMTQHITSKMQGIATAMNPKQMKVSVMDMNSHYDVRPYQSTHTTGGAIMGDSPSNSVVNKYLQSWDVPNVFVQGASAFPQNMAYNPTGLVGALAYWSAHAIRTQYLANPGPLVQA
- a CDS encoding c-type cytochrome, whose amino-acid sequence is MKIIRQTQLAILLLSATGFYAQAAPVPLEQRIAHGEYLSRAGDCTACHTAVGGQPFAGGLKMTTPVGAIYSTNITPDRKHGIGEYSFAEFSDAVRKGIRKDGTHLYPAMPYPSFVKINEDDMQDLYLYFQHGVKPVAQANKDSDIPWPLNMRWPLAGWNLLFRHDGVFQPDTQQTTAWNRGAYLVQGLGHCGSCHTPRGIGFQEKALDQSEPEYLSGGTLEGWHAANLRGDKVTGLGQWNEQQIAQFLQSGHTEKSAAFGSMTYVVQDSTQYLNAEDLQAIAVYLKSLQPMGDNAKELVKDPATYQALTSGKATQPGAQLYLDNCAACHRSDGMGYENTFPALAHNPVLLSKDPSSLISIVLKGSHMPITQTAPTGLTMPDFGWRLSDEDVAQLLSFVRTGWGNQAEPVSASQVKDIRAELPKPKEK